A stretch of DNA from Triticum dicoccoides isolate Atlit2015 ecotype Zavitan chromosome 2A, WEW_v2.0, whole genome shotgun sequence:
TCCTCTTCTCTTCCAGCCGTCTCATCGGTCAAATCCGCCCTCTCATCAACGGCGATATCCGCCGCGTATACCTGGTCCTGTGTGTGCACTGTGCGGCGCGGCATATATTATCATCGTCAGCTCCCTTTCTCCACGGCACTATATAGCTGTCGCCGAGCTCCCGGCTTCTCCCCATTCCTCGTCCACATCGCTTTGGTCTAGTTACCTTCGTCTATTGGCTACCGAAACCAAAGAGTTCACCAGAAGAGCACAAAGGATTTCCAAGAGGATCGTGCAGTGCAACAAGGGATCAATGACGTTGTGCGCTGATTTCGATGCGCTCCGGGCGTCGGCGGCGGACGTGCGGATCGTCACGTCGGACGGACAGAGCATCGCGGCTCATTCCTGCGTTCTTGTAAGCCAGCCTGCCGATCACGTTTCTTCTTTGTCTGGATCTTCTTGCCTTGTGCTATGCCGCTGACCTTTTGGTCTGGAACTTGGCGGCAACCTCAGGCCTCGGCGTCGCCGGTGCTGGAGCGCATGATCGACAGGGCGCGGCGCGGGTGGGGCGCCCACTGCACCATCCGCGTCCTCGGCGTCTCCTTCGACGCCGTCCGCGCCTTCCTCCATTTCCTCTACTCCGCCAAGgtggcgccggaggaggaggagctggtgggcgcGCACGGGACGCAGCTGCTGGCGCTGGCACACGCGTACCGGGTGGGGTGGCTGAAGCGGGCGGCGGAGGCCGCGGTGTCGGCGCGGCTCACGCCAGAGCGCGCCGTCGACATGCTCAAGCTCGCCAGGCTCTGCGACGCGCGGCGGCTGTACCTGCGCTGCGCGCGGCTCGCCGCCAAGGACTTCTCCGCCGTCGAGCGGTCGGACGGATGGCGCTTCGCCCGCCGCCACGACATCGCGCTCCAGCTCGAGCTCCTCCAGCTCCTCGAGGACGCCGACCAGCGCAAGGAGCGGTGGGCGCGCGAGAGGGCCGCGCAGGAGGCGTGccggcagctgggcgaggccatggCCTCCCTCGAACACATCttccccggcgacggcgccgtctgcGCGGACGCGCCGTGCGCCGAGGCAGGGTGCACTTGCCGGGGCCTGCAGCTGCTGATGCGGCACTTCGCGACGTGCCAGAAAAAGGTGGCGCCGGGCGGCTGCGCGCGGTGCAAGCGCATGCTGCAGCTCTTCCGCCTCCACGCCTCCGTCTGCGACCGGCCGGACCAGGCCTGCCGTGTGCCGCTCTGCAGGTGAGAAAACGCAACCAAGAAACATGCATGCATTTTCCCGCCGTAAAT
This window harbors:
- the LOC119355506 gene encoding BTB/POZ and TAZ domain-containing protein 2-like, with translation MTLCADFDALRASAADVRIVTSDGQSIAAHSCVLASASPVLERMIDRARRGWGAHCTIRVLGVSFDAVRAFLHFLYSAKVAPEEEELVGAHGTQLLALAHAYRVGWLKRAAEAAVSARLTPERAVDMLKLARLCDARRLYLRCARLAAKDFSAVERSDGWRFARRHDIALQLELLQLLEDADQRKERWARERAAQEACRQLGEAMASLEHIFPGDGAVCADAPCAEAGCTCRGLQLLMRHFATCQKKVAPGGCARCKRMLQLFRLHASVCDRPDQACRVPLCSHFKAKAQTEKADKTWRLLVRKVTRAKVMSSLATRKVVPEVVAESWTRYNGRVAKLR